A genomic stretch from Helianthus annuus cultivar XRQ/B chromosome 1, HanXRQr2.0-SUNRISE, whole genome shotgun sequence includes:
- the LOC118490519 gene encoding nucleolar transcription factor 1-like: MDVQRFNHRKNDHISRYTEPADWSQTTLEKDAAKIYTRSIFFDQQLEIHGTISECLPMDTKVEGPRIRILLKDFKAHGDGLLEVWFKNLENDVTAHVCNVKGHDIRTCEELKAKQQGKQQKKKMKGVQIEDGLRDKDNEGEDDEEEDDFEDYISDDGSEEEDQWEEVSGDEDDEDE, encoded by the exons ATGGATGTTCAAAGGTTCAATCATAGAAAaaatgatcatatttcaagatatactgagccagctgattggagtcaaactacattggaaaaagatgctgctaagatCTACACCAGGTCTATATTTTTTGATCAGCAATTAGAGATACATGGAACAATTTCCGAATGTTTGCCGATGGACACCAAAGTTGAAGGTCCACGTATCAGAATATTGTTGAAGGACTTTAAAGCACATGGAGATGGTTTATTGGAg gtgtggttcaagaatcttgaaaatgatgtaactgcaca tgtatgcaatgtaaaaggTCATGACATTCGGACCTGTGAGGAGCTGAAAGCCAAACAACAAGGTAAACAGcaaaaaaagaagatgaagggtgtCCAGATTGAAGATGGTTTGAGAGACAAAGACAATGAGGGTGAAGACGACGAAGAGGAAGATGATTTTGAAGATTACATTAGTGATGatggatctgaagaagaagatcagtgggaAGAGGTGTCTGGAGATGAAGATGACGAGGATGAgtaa
- the LOC110864765 gene encoding UPF0481 protein At3g47200 — MEEGDLELGNVDVIKESVRSLLDCVRNENNCINPISPSIYMVPSALRDVSPSSFNPQVVSIGPLHREDEDVQPFEKQKATYLMSLMSRFNSPPEEILELCMQKVYSSMEQIKACYVWTKTYGDAEIAKMMVMDACFILEFTIQIWESHYHKSNLRKKVQIRTIIYDLVLLENQLPFFFLDEIYQCTIVKIGNDASLVEFIYPVLSRHNLFERYIKIDKVSINTTHHILSLVHECYKPHDSIIPTESLRSRIHSVVDLDRAGVNFEPNKDPTWLMGMEVKLYRFPCFFGSWSKPTLRMPVLCVDDSTEVLLRNLIAYEQSFETGNHITSYAVAMDMLVNSQEDVAKLIDSRVLVNDMGSNEEVANMINNLGKHVITYSFYSEQWETLNKYCNSYWPKHIARMRSTYFNSPWNMIALLVGTIIFSLTVVQTYFTVKSA, encoded by the coding sequence ATGGAAGAAGGTGATTTGGAGCTTGGAAATGTAGACGTAATCAAAGAGAGCGTCCGAAGTTTGCTTGATTGTGTAAGAAATGAAAACAACTGTATTAATCCAATTTCACCATCTATTTACATGGTACCTAGTGCACTACGAGACGTGAGCCCCAGTTCTTTCAACCCTCAGGTAGTCTCTATTGGACCTCTGCACAGAGAAGACGAGGATGTGCAACCGTTTGAAAAGCAGAAAGCAACTTACCTGATGAGTCTAATGAGTCGTTTCAATTCCCCACCAGAGGAAATACTGGAATTATGTATGCAAAAGGTGTACTCTTCAATGGAACAAATCAAGGCATGTTATGTTTGGACGAAGACCTATGGTGATGCTGAGATTGCCAAAATGATGGTTATGGATGCTTGTTTCATACTTGAATTCACGATTCAGATTTGGGAATCACATTATCATAAATCAAATTTACGAAAAAAAGTTCAAATCCGCACTATAATTTATGACTTGGTGTTGCTAGAAAACCAGCTCCCTTTCTTTTTTCTTGATGAAATATATCAGTGTACTATAGTGAAGATTGGCAATGACGCCTCCCTTGTTGAATTTATTTATCCGGTTCTATCTCGCCACAATCTCTTTGAAAGGTATATCAAAATTGACAAAGTTTCCATCAATACTACTCATCATATTCTTAGCCTTGTACATGAATGTTACAAGCCTCATGATAGTATCATTCCAACGGAATCCTTAAGATCAAGAATCCATTCGGTTGTGGATTTAGATAGAGCAGGTGTAAACTTCGAACCTAACAAGGATCCAACATGGTTGATGGGGATGGAAGTGAAACTATATAGGTTCCCATGTTTTTTTGGGTCTTGGAGTAAGCCTACTCTTAGAATGCCAGTATTGTGTGTTGATGATTCCACCGAGGTACTTTTAAGGAATCTCATTGCATACGAGCAGTCGTTTGAAACTGGTAATCATATTACATCATATGCGGTTGCCATGGATATGCTAGTGAATTCACAAGAAGATGTTGCCAAGTTGATAGACTCTAGAGTCCTTGTCAATGATATGGGTTCAAATGAAGAAGTTGCTAATATGATCAACAACCTAGGTAAACACGTGATAACATATTCTTTTTACTCTGAACAATGGGAAACACTGAATAAGTACTGCAATAGTTACTGGCCAAAACATATAGCTAGGATGAGGAGTACTTACTTCAATAGTCCGTGGAATATGATTGCTCTACTTGTTGGAACCATCATATTTTCTCTAACGGTGGTTCAAACCTACTTTACCGTTAAGTCCGCTTGA